A genomic segment from Desulfurispirillum indicum S5 encodes:
- the rpsS gene encoding 30S ribosomal protein S19 → MPRSIKKGPFVDNYLIVKVEKLNEAKDKKVIKTWSRRSTIIPEFIGHTFAVHNGKQFIPVYITEEMIGHKLGEFSPTRTYRGHDKDKKKGSKR, encoded by the coding sequence TTGCCACGTTCAATTAAAAAGGGGCCCTTCGTGGATAACTACCTGATCGTAAAGGTAGAGAAGCTTAACGAGGCCAAAGACAAAAAGGTCATTAAGACCTGGTCCCGTCGCAGTACCATTATTCCCGAGTTTATCGGCCACACTTTTGCTGTACACAACGGCAAGCAGTTTATCCCTGTGTATATCACAGAGGAGATGATCGGTCACAAGCTGGGCGAGTTCAGCCCGACGAGGACATACCGTGGTCACGACAAGGACAAGAAAAAAGGTTCCAAGCGTTAA
- the arsS gene encoding arsenosugar biosynthesis radical SAM (seleno)protein ArsS (Some members of this family are selenoproteins.) has protein sequence MPSLQCHIPTFGHVLDTYGIAIKRQPITTLQINVGKVCNQSCTHCHVEAGPLRSEMMEATTFQRLVELLQNAPGVHTVDITGGAPELNPHFRAFVRTVHAMGRTLLHRCNLSVLFEPGQEDTAAFLAEHGVEVIASLPCYLEDNVNRQRGEGVFDKSIRGLHLLNGLGYGQPGSSLKLNLVYNPGGAHLPPSQSALEESYRQQLAQHYGILFNHLYTLTNIPVTRYARHLRQHGQYDDYMQLLVDNFNPAAAHNLMCMQQVSVAWDGSLYDCDFNQMAGLPIGGTPLHIWDVQNLEQIPRSIATASHCFGCTAGAGSSCGGAIA, from the coding sequence ATGCCAAGTCTGCAGTGCCATATTCCCACGTTTGGGCATGTTCTTGATACCTATGGAATTGCCATCAAACGTCAGCCCATCACTACCCTGCAGATCAATGTAGGCAAGGTCTGCAACCAGTCCTGTACCCACTGCCATGTGGAAGCTGGTCCGCTGCGCAGCGAGATGATGGAGGCCACCACTTTCCAGCGACTGGTGGAGCTGCTGCAGAATGCTCCTGGAGTGCACACCGTGGACATCACCGGGGGCGCGCCGGAATTAAATCCCCACTTCCGGGCCTTTGTGCGCACAGTGCATGCCATGGGCAGAACGCTTTTGCATCGCTGCAACCTCAGTGTGCTCTTTGAACCCGGGCAGGAAGATACCGCCGCCTTTCTGGCCGAACATGGTGTGGAAGTCATCGCCTCCCTGCCCTGCTACCTGGAAGACAACGTCAACCGCCAGCGGGGCGAAGGTGTTTTTGACAAAAGCATACGGGGGCTGCACCTGCTCAATGGACTGGGCTATGGCCAGCCGGGCAGCAGCCTGAAGTTGAACCTGGTGTATAACCCCGGCGGCGCCCACCTGCCCCCCAGCCAGTCGGCACTGGAGGAATCCTACCGTCAGCAGCTGGCCCAGCACTACGGCATCCTCTTCAACCATCTCTACACTCTTACCAATATTCCCGTCACCCGCTACGCCCGCCACCTGCGACAGCACGGGCAGTATGACGACTATATGCAGCTGCTGGTGGACAACTTCAACCCTGCGGCCGCCCACAACCTTATGTGCATGCAGCAAGTATCAGTAGCCTGGGATGGCAGCCTCTACGACTGCGACTTCAACCAGATGGCAGGCCTGCCCATAGGTGGTACACCTCTGCATATCTGGGATGTGCAAAACCTGGAGCAGATCCCCCGCTCCATCGCCACCGCCTCGCACTGCTTCGGCTGCACCGCCGGGGCGGGCAGCTCCTGTGGCGGGGCCATCGCATGA
- the fusA gene encoding elongation factor G, translating into MAREISLQNTRNIGIMAHIDAGKTTTTERILFYTGVSHKIGEVHDGAATMDWMEQEKERGITIQSAATTCFWKENRINIIDTPGHVDFTVEVERSLRVLDGAIAVFCSVGGVEPQSETVWRQADKYHVPRMAFVNKMDRIGADFFRGVKMIRERLGANPVPLCLPIGAEDEFRGIVDLVQMRGIVWNDETMGAKYDIIDIPADLQEQAEEYREKLLEAVAEVNDTLLEKYLGGEELSLEEVKAAIRKGTIDLLFTPVLCGSSFKNKGVQTLLDAVIDYMPSPVDIPAIKGVDMQGEEIERHADDTEPFSALAFKIMTDPFVGTLTFFRVYSGVLQSGSYVQNSTKEKKERVGRLLKMHANKREEIKEVYSGDIAAAVGLKYTTTGDTLCDPDKLVILESMVFPDPVISVAIEPKTKADQEKLGISLQKLAQEDPTFRVNSDLETGQTIISGMGELHLEIIVDRLLREFKVDANVGAPQVAYRETIRSTVSQEHKYAKQTGGKGQYGHVFLRIEPLEPGAGFEFIDEIKGGVIPREYIPAVEKGIVEALDSGVMAGYPMVDVRAAVYDGSYHDVDSSEMAFKIAASICFKEACRKASPVLLEPIMAVEVVTPEDYMGDVMGDLNSRRGRIEGMSDQAAAKVIKAMVPLAQMFGYATDLRSATQGRAAYSMQFDHYEEVPKNIAQEIIEKVKG; encoded by the coding sequence TTGGCTAGAGAGATTTCACTGCAAAACACGCGCAACATCGGCATCATGGCCCATATTGATGCAGGAAAGACGACGACAACCGAGCGTATTCTTTTCTACACCGGCGTAAGCCACAAGATTGGCGAAGTGCACGATGGCGCGGCGACCATGGACTGGATGGAGCAGGAGAAAGAGCGCGGGATTACGATCCAATCCGCTGCAACGACCTGTTTCTGGAAAGAAAACCGCATCAATATTATCGATACTCCAGGACACGTGGACTTCACCGTAGAGGTGGAACGGTCCCTTCGCGTTCTCGATGGCGCTATCGCCGTGTTCTGCTCTGTCGGTGGTGTGGAGCCCCAGTCTGAGACTGTGTGGCGCCAGGCGGACAAGTACCATGTACCCCGCATGGCCTTTGTAAACAAAATGGATCGTATTGGCGCGGATTTCTTCCGTGGCGTGAAAATGATCCGTGAGCGCCTGGGGGCGAACCCTGTTCCCCTGTGCCTGCCCATTGGTGCCGAGGACGAGTTCCGCGGTATCGTTGACCTGGTGCAGATGCGCGGTATCGTCTGGAATGACGAGACCATGGGCGCCAAGTATGACATCATTGATATTCCCGCTGATCTGCAGGAGCAGGCAGAGGAATATCGTGAGAAACTCCTTGAAGCAGTTGCCGAGGTCAATGACACCCTTCTTGAAAAATACCTGGGCGGAGAAGAACTCTCCCTGGAAGAAGTGAAAGCGGCTATCCGCAAGGGAACCATTGACCTGTTGTTTACTCCAGTGCTGTGTGGCTCATCCTTCAAAAACAAGGGTGTGCAGACATTGCTGGATGCGGTTATCGATTACATGCCGAGTCCTGTCGATATCCCCGCCATCAAGGGCGTGGACATGCAGGGTGAGGAAATCGAGCGCCATGCTGACGATACCGAGCCCTTCAGCGCTCTGGCATTTAAAATCATGACCGACCCCTTTGTGGGAACCCTGACCTTCTTCCGCGTTTACTCCGGTGTGCTCCAGAGTGGCTCCTATGTGCAGAACAGCACCAAGGAAAAAAAGGAGCGCGTTGGTCGTCTGCTGAAGATGCATGCCAACAAGCGTGAAGAGATCAAGGAAGTGTATTCCGGTGATATCGCTGCTGCGGTTGGCCTGAAGTACACCACCACCGGGGACACCCTGTGCGATCCCGATAAGCTGGTTATCCTGGAGTCCATGGTATTCCCGGATCCCGTTATCTCGGTTGCCATTGAACCCAAGACCAAAGCGGATCAGGAAAAGCTGGGTATTTCCCTGCAGAAGCTGGCCCAGGAAGATCCAACCTTCCGCGTGAACAGTGATCTCGAAACAGGTCAGACGATCATCTCCGGTATGGGCGAACTGCACCTGGAGATCATCGTAGACCGCCTGCTGCGCGAGTTCAAGGTAGATGCCAACGTGGGCGCTCCTCAGGTTGCCTACCGTGAAACTATTCGCAGCACGGTTTCCCAGGAGCACAAATACGCCAAGCAGACTGGTGGTAAAGGTCAGTATGGCCACGTGTTTCTGCGTATCGAGCCCCTTGAGCCCGGCGCTGGTTTTGAATTCATTGACGAGATCAAAGGCGGTGTTATTCCCCGCGAATACATCCCTGCTGTCGAGAAGGGTATTGTCGAAGCTCTGGACAGTGGCGTCATGGCCGGCTACCCCATGGTCGATGTGCGTGCTGCCGTATACGACGGCTCCTATCACGATGTTGACTCCTCGGAGATGGCGTTCAAGATCGCAGCCAGCATCTGTTTCAAGGAAGCGTGCCGCAAGGCCAGCCCTGTGCTGCTTGAGCCAATCATGGCCGTCGAGGTGGTGACACCCGAGGACTACATGGGCGACGTTATGGGCGACCTTAACTCCCGCCGTGGTCGTATCGAAGGAATGTCAGACCAGGCAGCCGCCAAGGTCATCAAGGCAATGGTTCCTCTGGCCCAGATGTTCGGATATGCGACAGATCTGCGCAGCGCCACCCAGGGTCGCGCCGCGTACAGCATGCAGTTCGATCACTATGAGGAAGTTCCCAAGAACATCGCTCAAGAAATCATTGAGAAGGTGAAGGGGTAA
- a CDS encoding hydantoinase B/oxoprolinase family protein yields the protein MNPSNPRQWQFWIDRGGTFTDVIARTPDGSILTRKLLSENPGHYDDAALQGIRDLLGLDTTAPIPPEHIDAVKMGTTVATNALLERKGEPTLLLITKGFADALRIGYQARPHIFALEIALPELLYGDVVEVDERIMADGTVLQAPDEQQVRNALQRAYNSGLRSCAIAFLHGYRFPRHEQQVARIARDLGFPQVSVSHQVSPLIKFVGRGDTTVVDAYLSPILRRYANRVAAALGNTRLQFMKSDGGLTNARCFAGKDAILSGPAGGIVGCIHTARIAGYDQVIGFDMGGTSTDVSHYSGELERSFETVIAGVRMRVPMMTIHTVAAGGGSILHFDGSRYRVGPDSAGADPGPACYRRGGPLSVTDINVMLGKLQPRFFPAVFGPHGNEPLDAEIVAEHFQELTRQIRAATGDARSPEEVAEGFLKIAVENMANAIKRISVQRGHDITHYTLNCFGGAGGQHACLVADTLGMPRVLIHPLAGVLSAYGMGLADMTTIGEATVEEPLSPTLCERLQQVIHELEQQGRRELLDQGAAPESIHSRHQLLVRYQGTDTSLLVDFGSVGSIRHGFEALHQQQFGFCTPDTPLLVSAAVVEVISRSASLQDEPDLPSPAGPLPKPLDLVRTFMAGTFHDATPVHDRQYLQPGHCLQGPAIIQEPVGTIVVEPGWQASVNPKGHIILERYQARPRQYAVGTEVDPVMLEVFNNLFMSIAEQMGTTLEKTASSANIKERLDFSCAIFDHGGALVANAPHVPVHLGSMGESVRAILQQRQGTMRPGDVYMLNDPYQGGTHLPDVTVVTPVFDHSGAEILFYVASRAHHADIGGITPGSMPPDSRAIEDEGVLITNFQVVRDGQLLEPQVRRLFSSGAHPARNPDQNISDLKAQIAANNCGVRELHKMVDHYSLPVVHAYMQHVQDNAEEQVRRVLHVLEDGQWEKIMDCGARIRVTIRVDRHHRSATVDFTGSSPQQPGNFNAPRAVTRAAVLYALRTLVQDNIPLNDGCLKPIQLIIPQGSMLSPTYPAAVVAGNVEVSQVITDTLYAALGVLANSQGTMNNLTFGNSRYQHYETLCGGAGAGNGFHGASAVHVHMTNSRLTDPEILETRFPVLLESFSIRHGSGGAGTWQGGNGAERRIRTLEPMEVAILANSHQVAPSGLQGGSNGATGHCWVERRDGTKEVLLSTGKATMQKGDVVVVQTPGGGGFGAG from the coding sequence ATGAACCCAAGCAACCCCAGACAGTGGCAGTTCTGGATCGACCGGGGCGGCACCTTCACCGATGTCATCGCCCGCACACCAGACGGCTCCATCCTCACCCGCAAGCTGCTTTCTGAAAATCCCGGCCACTATGATGACGCCGCCCTCCAGGGCATTCGCGACCTGCTGGGCCTGGACACCACTGCCCCCATTCCCCCCGAACACATCGACGCGGTGAAAATGGGCACCACCGTCGCCACCAACGCCTTGCTGGAGCGCAAGGGCGAGCCCACACTCCTGTTGATAACCAAAGGCTTTGCCGATGCCCTGCGCATTGGCTATCAGGCCCGTCCCCATATCTTCGCCCTGGAAATCGCCCTGCCAGAACTGCTCTATGGCGATGTGGTGGAAGTGGATGAGCGAATCATGGCCGACGGCACCGTGCTGCAGGCCCCCGACGAACAGCAGGTGCGAAACGCGCTGCAGCGGGCATATAACAGTGGACTGCGCTCTTGTGCCATCGCCTTTCTCCACGGCTACCGCTTTCCCCGCCACGAACAGCAGGTAGCCCGGATCGCCCGCGATCTGGGTTTTCCCCAGGTCAGTGTCTCCCACCAGGTCAGCCCCCTCATCAAGTTTGTGGGGCGGGGCGATACCACTGTGGTGGATGCCTACCTCTCCCCCATCCTGCGGCGTTACGCCAACCGGGTGGCAGCCGCCCTTGGCAACACCCGCCTGCAGTTCATGAAATCCGATGGCGGCCTGACCAATGCCCGCTGCTTTGCGGGCAAGGACGCCATTCTGTCCGGCCCGGCGGGCGGCATTGTGGGCTGCATTCACACCGCCCGCATTGCGGGGTACGACCAGGTCATCGGCTTTGACATGGGGGGTACCTCCACCGATGTTTCCCACTATAGCGGCGAACTGGAACGCAGCTTTGAAACCGTCATCGCCGGAGTGCGCATGCGCGTCCCCATGATGACCATTCACACCGTGGCCGCTGGCGGCGGCTCCATCCTCCATTTTGATGGCTCCCGCTACCGGGTCGGCCCCGATTCCGCCGGAGCCGACCCCGGCCCCGCCTGCTACCGGCGCGGTGGCCCCCTGAGCGTCACCGATATCAACGTCATGCTGGGCAAGCTGCAGCCCCGCTTCTTCCCCGCCGTCTTCGGCCCCCATGGCAACGAGCCCCTGGATGCCGAAATTGTCGCCGAGCATTTCCAGGAGCTGACCCGGCAGATCCGCGCGGCCACCGGCGATGCACGCAGCCCCGAAGAGGTGGCCGAAGGCTTCCTGAAGATCGCCGTGGAAAACATGGCCAACGCCATCAAACGCATTTCCGTACAGCGCGGCCACGATATCACCCACTACACCCTCAACTGCTTCGGCGGAGCCGGAGGCCAGCACGCCTGCCTGGTGGCCGATACCCTGGGCATGCCACGGGTGCTGATTCATCCCCTGGCCGGAGTTCTGTCCGCCTATGGCATGGGTCTGGCCGACATGACCACCATCGGCGAAGCCACCGTGGAGGAGCCCCTGAGCCCCACCCTGTGCGAGCGCCTGCAACAGGTCATCCATGAACTGGAACAGCAGGGCCGCAGGGAGCTGCTGGATCAGGGAGCCGCGCCGGAAAGCATCCACAGCCGACATCAGCTGCTGGTGCGCTACCAGGGTACCGACACCTCCCTGCTGGTGGATTTCGGAAGCGTCGGATCCATTCGCCATGGCTTCGAAGCCCTCCATCAGCAGCAGTTTGGCTTCTGCACCCCCGATACGCCCCTGCTGGTCAGTGCCGCCGTGGTGGAAGTCATCAGCCGAAGCGCCAGCCTGCAGGACGAACCCGACCTTCCTTCCCCCGCAGGCCCACTCCCCAAGCCCCTGGACCTGGTGCGCACCTTCATGGCGGGCACCTTTCACGACGCCACCCCCGTCCATGACCGCCAGTACCTGCAGCCCGGCCACTGCCTGCAGGGCCCGGCCATTATTCAGGAGCCGGTGGGCACCATCGTGGTGGAGCCAGGCTGGCAGGCCAGCGTCAACCCCAAGGGACACATCATCCTGGAGCGCTATCAGGCGCGCCCCCGGCAGTACGCCGTGGGCACGGAGGTGGACCCGGTCATGCTGGAAGTGTTCAACAACCTCTTCATGTCCATCGCCGAGCAGATGGGCACCACCCTGGAAAAGACCGCCAGCTCCGCCAACATCAAGGAACGCCTGGACTTCTCCTGCGCCATCTTCGACCATGGCGGCGCCCTGGTGGCCAATGCTCCCCACGTGCCCGTGCACCTTGGCTCCATGGGCGAAAGCGTACGGGCCATTCTTCAGCAGCGCCAGGGCACCATGCGGCCCGGCGATGTGTATATGCTCAACGACCCCTACCAGGGCGGCACCCACCTGCCCGATGTCACCGTGGTCACCCCCGTCTTTGACCACAGCGGCGCCGAAATTCTCTTCTATGTGGCCAGCCGCGCCCACCACGCCGATATCGGTGGCATTACCCCCGGTTCCATGCCCCCCGACAGCCGGGCCATTGAAGACGAAGGGGTCCTGATCACCAACTTCCAGGTGGTCAGGGACGGCCAACTGCTGGAACCGCAAGTGCGCCGACTCTTCAGCAGCGGTGCTCACCCAGCCCGCAACCCCGACCAGAACATCAGCGACCTCAAAGCCCAGATCGCCGCCAACAACTGCGGCGTGCGGGAACTCCATAAAATGGTCGACCACTACAGCCTGCCCGTCGTCCACGCCTATATGCAGCACGTGCAGGACAACGCCGAGGAGCAGGTGCGCCGGGTGCTCCACGTCCTGGAAGATGGCCAGTGGGAAAAAATCATGGATTGCGGTGCCCGCATCCGCGTAACCATCCGCGTCGACCGCCACCATCGCAGCGCCACCGTCGACTTCACCGGCAGCTCCCCCCAGCAGCCCGGCAACTTCAACGCGCCCCGCGCCGTCACCCGCGCCGCCGTGCTCTACGCCCTGCGCACCCTCGTGCAGGACAATATCCCCCTCAACGACGGCTGCCTCAAGCCCATCCAGCTCATCATCCCCCAGGGCTCCATGCTCAGCCCCACTTACCCCGCCGCCGTCGTCGCCGGCAACGTGGAAGTCAGCCAGGTCATCACCGATACCCTCTACGCCGCCCTGGGCGTACTGGCCAACAGCCAGGGCACCATGAACAACCTCACCTTTGGCAACAGCCGCTACCAGCACTACGAAACCCTCTGTGGCGGAGCTGGAGCCGGTAACGGCTTTCACGGCGCCAGCGCCGTCCACGTCCACATGACCAACAGCCGCCTCACCGACCCCGAAATCCTGGAAACCCGCTTCCCCGTCCTGCTGGAAAGCTTCTCCATTCGCCATGGATCGGGAGGCGCAGGCACGTGGCAAGGCGGCAATGGCGCCGAGCGGCGCATCCGCACCCTGGAGCCCATGGAAGTCGCCATCCTCGCCAACAGCCACCAGGTCGCCCCCAGCGGCCTGCAGGGCGGAAGCAATGGAGCCACCGGCCACTGCTGGGTGGAGCGCCGCGACGGCACGAAAGAAGTGCTGCTGAGCACCGGTAAAGCCACCATGCAAAAGGGTGATGTGGTTGTGGTACAGACACCGGGAGGCGGAGGATTTGGCGCTGGTTGA
- the rpsL gene encoding 30S ribosomal protein S12: MPTINQLVRKNRQLQLSKTGSPALKNCPQKRGVCTRVYTTTPKKPNSALRKVARVRLTNGIEVTSYIPGIGHNLQEHSVVLCRGGRTKDLPGVRYKVIRGALDTAGVNGRLQSRSKYGAKKPKK; encoded by the coding sequence ATGCCAACAATTAATCAGTTGGTCCGCAAGAACCGTCAGTTGCAGTTGTCCAAGACGGGCTCACCTGCCCTGAAGAACTGCCCCCAGAAGCGGGGAGTGTGTACGCGCGTGTACACGACGACGCCCAAGAAGCCGAACTCGGCGCTGCGTAAAGTAGCTCGTGTAAGGCTCACAAACGGCATCGAAGTGACGTCGTACATCCCCGGTATCGGGCACAATCTTCAGGAGCACTCGGTTGTCCTGTGTCGTGGCGGCCGTACCAAAGACCTTCCCGGTGTTCGGTACAAGGTCATTCGCGGCGCGCTGGATACGGCGGGCGTCAATGGTCGGCTTCAGTCGCGTTCCAAGTATGGCGCGAAAAAGCCGAAGAAGTAA
- the rpsJ gene encoding 30S ribosomal protein S10, with product MTAANQKIRIKLRAYDHKILDAAAKEIVETAGRTDAKVAGPVPLPTKIEKFCVIRSPHVNKNSREQFEMRTHVRLIDILDPTSKTTDALMKLNLPSGVEVEIKL from the coding sequence ATGACAGCAGCAAACCAGAAGATCCGTATCAAGTTACGGGCCTATGACCACAAGATCCTGGACGCCGCAGCCAAGGAAATCGTGGAAACGGCTGGTCGTACGGATGCTAAGGTGGCAGGTCCCGTACCTCTGCCCACGAAGATCGAGAAGTTCTGCGTCATCCGCAGCCCCCACGTGAACAAAAACTCCAGGGAACAATTTGAGATGAGGACCCATGTGCGACTCATTGATATCCTGGACCCGACTTCCAAAACCACTGACGCTTTGATGAAGTTAAATCTTCCCAGCGGTGTGGAAGTCGAGATCAAGCTCTAA
- the rpsG gene encoding 30S ribosomal protein S7: protein MPRRRVPEKREVLPDPIYGSVLVSKFVNRLMRDGKKSVAESILYGALDKVKERFGDDEALNVFQQAVENVKPALEVKSRRVGGATYQVPVEVKPRRQETLSIRWIIAYAKKRKGKGMVEKLANEITDASKSSGEAVKKREDTHKMAEANKAFAHYRW, encoded by the coding sequence ATGCCTAGAAGAAGAGTGCCGGAGAAACGGGAAGTACTGCCTGATCCCATTTACGGGAGCGTGCTGGTTTCCAAGTTCGTCAACCGCTTGATGCGGGACGGCAAGAAGAGCGTGGCCGAGAGTATTCTCTACGGTGCGCTTGACAAGGTGAAAGAGCGATTTGGTGATGACGAGGCCCTGAACGTTTTCCAGCAGGCGGTGGAAAATGTGAAGCCGGCTCTGGAAGTCAAGTCGCGTCGCGTCGGTGGAGCAACTTACCAGGTTCCCGTTGAAGTGAAGCCCCGTCGTCAGGAGACACTGAGTATCCGTTGGATCATTGCCTATGCCAAGAAGCGCAAGGGCAAGGGTATGGTTGAAAAACTGGCCAACGAGATTACAGATGCGTCAAAGAGTTCCGGGGAAGCTGTGAAGAAGCGGGAAGACACTCACAAGATGGCGGAAGCAAACAAAGCGTTTGCCCACTATCGCTGGTAA
- the rplW gene encoding 50S ribosomal protein L23, whose amino-acid sequence MQMYDIIKRPIMTERSFVLNEQRNQVAFEVDTRANKIEIKNAVEKIFDVKVANVNVMNMNGKVKRTRMGMGKRKDWKKAIVTLEAGSQIKIFEE is encoded by the coding sequence ATGCAGATGTATGACATTATCAAGCGTCCCATCATGACTGAGCGTTCCTTTGTCCTCAATGAACAGCGCAACCAGGTGGCCTTTGAAGTGGACACCCGCGCCAACAAGATTGAGATCAAGAATGCCGTTGAGAAGATCTTCGATGTGAAGGTTGCCAATGTCAACGTCATGAACATGAACGGGAAAGTGAAACGTACCCGCATGGGCATGGGCAAACGCAAAGACTGGAAAAAGGCCATCGTAACCCTGGAAGCGGGCAGCCAGATCAAGATCTTCGAGGAATAA
- the rplC gene encoding 50S ribosomal protein L3, whose product MKSLIGKKIGMTQIFCEDGTVIPVTVVEAGPCTVVQVKTVDSDGYAAVQVGFEEALKEKRVSKPLKGHFAKSGVAPQRHLKEFRVEDPAGFSVGQQLTAEVFAAGDKIDVTGTSKGKGFQGVIKRHGFGGGRATHGSTFHRAPGSIGMCATPSRTFKNKKMPGRMGGKTTTVQCLEVVKVMADQNLLLVKGAIPGSKGGIIEISQSQKA is encoded by the coding sequence ATGAAGTCTCTAATCGGGAAAAAAATAGGTATGACTCAGATCTTCTGTGAAGATGGTACAGTCATTCCCGTTACAGTTGTGGAAGCTGGTCCTTGCACGGTTGTGCAGGTGAAAACAGTGGATAGTGACGGTTATGCCGCTGTGCAGGTTGGCTTTGAAGAGGCGCTGAAGGAAAAAAGAGTTTCCAAGCCCCTCAAAGGCCACTTTGCCAAGTCCGGGGTTGCTCCCCAGCGGCATTTGAAGGAGTTCCGTGTAGAAGACCCCGCTGGTTTCAGCGTAGGTCAGCAACTCACGGCTGAAGTTTTTGCTGCTGGTGATAAAATTGATGTCACCGGCACTTCTAAAGGTAAAGGTTTCCAGGGCGTTATCAAACGCCATGGCTTCGGCGGAGGTCGGGCAACTCACGGCTCCACATTCCACCGTGCCCCTGGTTCCATCGGTATGTGTGCTACCCCCAGCCGCACCTTCAAGAACAAGAAGATGCCTGGCCGTATGGGTGGAAAGACCACAACCGTGCAGTGCCTTGAAGTAGTGAAGGTCATGGCTGATCAGAACCTGTTGCTGGTGAAAGGGGCCATCCCCGGTTCCAAAGGCGGGATCATTGAAATCAGCCAGTCGCAAAAGGCCTAA
- the rplB gene encoding 50S ribosomal protein L2, which yields MGVKRHKPTSPGRRQLVTMDFAAVTASKPEKKLVEALPKSGGRNNNGRITSRHRGGGHKRKYRIIDFRRDKFGIEGKVATIEYDPNRSALIALVNYRDGEKRYILAPKQLQVGATVVADEAADIVIGNAMKLKNIPVGTIVHNIEMRPGKGAQLVRSAGAFAQVMGKEERYVLVKLTSGEVRYILAECMATIGQVGNLEHEQRSLGKAGRNRWMGVRPQSRGVVMNPVDHPHGGGEGRTSGGRHPVTPWGKPTKGYKTRNKKKLSSKFIVNRRK from the coding sequence ATGGGTGTGAAAAGACATAAGCCGACTTCTCCGGGTCGACGCCAGCTGGTCACCATGGATTTTGCCGCCGTAACGGCGTCAAAGCCTGAAAAAAAGCTGGTTGAAGCTCTGCCGAAGTCCGGTGGACGTAACAACAACGGTCGTATCACCAGCCGTCACCGTGGCGGCGGGCATAAGCGCAAATATCGTATCATCGACTTCCGTCGTGATAAATTCGGTATCGAGGGCAAGGTTGCCACGATCGAATATGATCCAAATCGCAGTGCCCTGATTGCTCTGGTGAACTACCGTGACGGCGAGAAACGCTACATTCTGGCTCCCAAGCAGCTGCAGGTTGGCGCAACCGTGGTTGCCGACGAAGCTGCTGACATTGTCATCGGGAACGCCATGAAGCTGAAGAACATCCCGGTTGGTACCATTGTACACAACATCGAGATGCGTCCCGGCAAGGGAGCTCAGCTGGTTCGCAGTGCTGGAGCCTTCGCCCAGGTTATGGGTAAGGAAGAGCGCTATGTTCTGGTAAAACTCACCAGTGGCGAAGTTCGTTACATTCTGGCAGAGTGCATGGCCACTATCGGCCAGGTTGGGAATCTCGAACACGAGCAGCGCAGTCTGGGCAAAGCCGGACGCAACCGCTGGATGGGCGTTCGTCCCCAGAGCCGGGGCGTTGTCATGAACCCCGTCGATCACCCCCATGGTGGTGGTGAAGGTCGCACCAGTGGTGGCCGTCATCCCGTAACTCCATGGGGCAAACCGACCAAGGGTTACAAGACGCGCAATAAGAAGAAGCTCTCCAGCAAATTTATCGTGAACCGCAGAAAGTAA
- the rplD gene encoding 50S ribosomal protein L4: MPVVSVINVNNEKVGEVALSDELFGGAVKPHLMHEVVVAQLAARRQGTHAVKNRSAVSGGGSKPWRQKGTGRARAGTSRSPLWRTGGVIFGPTPRSYEKKVNKKVRRQALVSALSEKAAQQSIVVFDDFALESPKTKLANQVFAKCSLDRKVLFVVDEMDSPKALAMRNLPFVKLIKPEGLNVYDVVNAKVLAFEKSTAERLSVGEQ, encoded by the coding sequence ATGCCTGTAGTAAGCGTTATAAACGTGAATAACGAAAAGGTGGGAGAGGTTGCCCTGAGCGATGAGCTCTTCGGTGGCGCCGTAAAACCCCACCTCATGCATGAAGTGGTAGTAGCCCAGCTTGCTGCCCGCAGGCAGGGAACCCATGCGGTGAAAAACCGCAGCGCGGTTTCCGGTGGCGGCTCAAAGCCGTGGCGTCAGAAGGGTACCGGTCGCGCCCGCGCTGGTACTTCCCGTTCGCCTCTGTGGCGTACTGGTGGAGTCATCTTCGGACCAACTCCCCGCAGCTACGAGAAAAAGGTGAACAAAAAGGTTCGTCGCCAGGCACTGGTTTCAGCTCTCAGCGAAAAAGCCGCTCAGCAGAGCATCGTGGTATTTGACGATTTCGCGCTGGAGTCCCCCAAGACAAAGCTGGCCAACCAGGTATTTGCCAAGTGCTCCCTGGATCGCAAGGTTCTGTTTGTGGTGGATGAGATGGACAGCCCCAAGGCGCTGGCCATGCGCAACCTGCCCTTCGTCAAACTGATCAAGCCCGAGGGCCTGAATGTGTACGACGTGGTAAATGCCAAAGTGCTGGCCTTTGAAAAGTCAACGGCTGAACGTCTGAGTGTGGGGGAGCAGTAA